The Helianthus annuus cultivar XRQ/B chromosome 15, HanXRQr2.0-SUNRISE, whole genome shotgun sequence genomic sequence TGCTTTTATTTTGAAGGTTACGTATCTTGCGGCAATAATACTTGAGTTGTGACAATGCTTATCGTATATCACAAAGTGAAATGTTAGTGGTTGTTGTAAAAGACATTTTTATATGATAGTTATTTATGTTTTATCTGATAACATTATTACTAATCATCTTGAAGGCAACAAAGCCCAATACCACTAATACAAGCTTAAAAATAATACCATCCccgaaaaacaaagtttaattaaactatataatatgtataaataaaaaaaactcatGCCGTGagaatatataattattttagataattaaatatatttaatttcGTTAATTGTTCGTGATCACCTATTAACCAAGTTAAGAGAATTTAATGTTTGTTACCCAGTGTTCGGGTCTCATGTTTCGGGTTTGTGGAGCTGGGATTCAAGCATCAGTGGGTACCTGTATACTCATTCATACCACAACAACATAACATAACGAGAAAACTTAAAATCCTACATTACAAAAGTTTAAACGTTAACATCCACCATCATAAccacataaaaagaaaataaaagcacgaaaaagtaaattgttcaacggATCGCAGCCCGCACAtaaccatcaccaccatcagagaaagatagagaaaaaaaattaacctttatGTCGCCACCACTCAATATCAAGGAAGGACGATGTTTCTGACCTGTTCAGACTTGAGATTGCAAGGAAGGACGCTCAAACAGTCAAACGTTGGGTTCTGTTCCATATTGTTGAACAGCGACGTTTGGTTTCTCATGCTTTTTTTAATTGCCGCCCACACCATCACAATGATAACTAGGCCTATTTcaataataaaattgatttgggTTTGGGCTAATGATAGGCTAGGAGGTTTATCATGATATCATCAATTACCCAGACATTGCAAATTTGCAATCGTAATAATATCCAATTTTTTGGTTTACCGAATCTTCATACTTCAAAAATTAACTTTTAAACTTTATGAAAAGAATTAGATTTTACTAAAAAAAGTATCCTATTATTTTGTTAGGGGTATTCTCGTATTTTTTAAGAGTATCTTTTATATAAAAtcggaaaaaaaataaaaaattgacaCTGCGAACACGAGTTTGAGCCGTAGCCTGTGCTATGACTAGTTATATGATGTCTTAGCCCCTAGTGAAATGGATTAGCGATTACTTCGCTTTTAATGTATATTTATCACAATGATGctacaataaatattatatgaataagaaaactaccaaaaaTGAGTATCGCAATGCGATGTGTCGCTTCCGCTGTATAACACGGGCAAACAGCTAGATTGTTATTAGTTTAGTGGGTATATCTAAATTGAGACACCCATTTGTTTGGGTATGGAAGTGTAATTCACTTCTATTATTGAAGATCAAAACCGTTAGCTAGTAACAACTGTTTGGTTCCGTTTAATTTTTCTGAAGGTTCGATCAGTTTCAATTTTCCATGATTAAAAAACGTTTATAATTTATTGTTTTCGTATTTTAATGATAAAAAATAACAGAAAAAGTTTTACTAAGGCTAAAAGGTGTGTGagtcatggttgggacatgattcgctacctaggaacatgaatggaaggctataCCACCCCTTTGCTTGATCCACCATGATTTGCATgtattaaaccatggcaaccatggttcTCCTTTCCATTTCTCAAAAAatcattttctcttttctttAGACAacgataaattaaaataaataagaggctagtggtttgggtcatgagtcatgaccacacccttaaaGTAGTGATTTTGGATGATGAATTAGAGGTGGGTTAAATAGCACTGACATATAGGGTCATGGTGATCACGAGTATTATAACCAGACCCTATAGCCTAATAGCTAGCTTGACTCAAAAAGCGGCCCGTATACACTCCCATGTTATGTATTAACACGAGTAAAATATCTTTTTGAATGTTTTCCTTAACtggtattttttttctttattataaaataagttgtttttttttttcaggagTTAAGGGTGAAAGAGGTGGATGTGGGAATTGATGCGGCAATTGAGTTTGTCTTGCGGGAACACCGCCACCATCAACCTAGTCACCGCATGGGGGGAGTGAATTCGGGGAGTGTTTACCGCAAGGAGAAAAGAGGAGGGAAGAGTAGAGAGAGGGGTGTATAGTGGGTCATACTATCTTCCAATCAATCATacattttttctttaaaaaaatggTTTGGATAAAACCACCTCTTGTGATTAAGGGGGGGTGGGGGTGGAATCACTTGCAaaaatttcatcactcacaacatccaatcaagttccgccatgtcatcaaccatttttccatcactcacaaccttttttagtggcaatggtcatcactcacaacatccaacaataaaccctcacatgTTCCATCACTCACGGACCATCACTCATGAAAACAATCAGGGAAATTGTTCTTCACGTGATAAAATGCATGATGGCGGTGGTTTGTTTGTTCCCATCACTCGTGGAACTTTCCATCACTCGTGGAACTTGCCTCTCACCCCCAGTCCCCTAAGGGTAAGAGGGAAGTTAGAGAGGGAACTTGAAATGGCAAGAAATCATTGGTGAGAAGTTACCAGTGGATGAGCACCATTCTCACCCTAATAATACTTTCGTTTATTTTAGTATTTAAATATGACAAGATTATTGGGATCAACTGCTATAAATTCAGATCCATCCATACATCAATCCATATATTTTCTTGCTAATAAAATCATGGAAATCTTTCCATCTTCACAAAGTCTTCTCCTCTCGTTTTCAATAATCATTTCAGTGATTTTTATTTATGTCAAATGGATTCCATTAGGATCCAAGAATAGGAAAAACATACCACCATCTCCAAGAAAACTTCCGATTATTGGTAACTTCCACCAACTAGGCTCAATCCCTAGTCGCAACCTCCAAATATTGTCCCAAAAATATGGTCCCATAATGCTCCTTCATTTTGGAAGTATCCCCACAGTTATAGCATCCTCTGCTGAAGCAGCCGAAGAGATCATGAAAATCCATGATCTCTCGCTTTGTAGTCGACCTACCTTAACTATGCCCAACATATTATTCTATGGCTCTAAGAGCATCTCATTTTCTCCTTATGGGGAATACTGGAGGCGCATGAAGAGCATTATTGTACTCAAGCTTCTTAGCAATACACGAGTCAAGTCATACAAAAAAGTGAGAGAGGACGAGATAGTTCATATGATTCGTGTTCTTGGAGAAAGTTGCGGGACTACGGTTGATATGGGGTCGATGTTTGTTTCACTAACAAATGACATAATATGTAGGGTTGCCCTCGGAAGGAAATTTGATGGATTAAAGTACACAGATTTATTGAAAAGGTTCATGGATATGTTTACAGTGTTTAGTATTGGTGCTTATATTCCATGGTTATCATGGGTAGATCGTATTAATGGTTCTATAGGCAGAGCCGAAAAAATAGCTAAAGAATTTGATGAGTTTCTTGAAGGAATTATTGAAGAACATTTAAGCAAGAAAAATAAGGAGGGTGCTAAGAGTAATGAAGGGGAAGACTTCGTTGACATTTTACTAGAAATCCAAAAAGATAAAACAAGTAACGGATTCACACTACACAGAGATTCCCTTAAAGTTGTCCTCTTGGTATGTTTCTCCATCTTTCTTTGATATGCATCATGTTTTTCTTTGATCTTTGTGCTAAAGGGTACCGACTTTCATATTTTATTTAAAGACGAGCAAAACATGATATATTATTCGATATGTCCCTAACTTTTGTAGAAAGATTTTTAAGATTCCATTTTCTAAATTAtaaaacatagattaacatataTATTATCTAACTTCCAGAAAAAAACAACTATATTATTGGTTAGAATCCCGCGTGTTACACGACTTGTTTGGAAAAACTTAGTTTAAATTTTGTGATTTTAAATATGTGGAATCATAAAAGGCAAAAGAGGCAAATGAAAATCAtaacttttaaatttaaaaaaatggaaACAAAATAAGGGtgaattaaaattttgttataaaaatggcaaagtttaaATAATGAAAACGTGTGAGTTTTATGAAAGCGAAATACCGCCGTGGTGTTAGCCGCGGGCGTGGGGCGGGGAGTATGTGAGCTTTTGACCTTTTTTCATTAAAAAGAGGATCTAAATATTTCTTAATGTGGCTTATggggttgaaaccctagaaagTGAAGAAGATAAGTAAATAAATGAAAAGCAGAAATATAAGAAACTAGTACTGTCTACATTCTACATCCCCATACCTATCATCTTAATCAAATTAAGATTCCTATATCTCACACATGTCAACTTAAGTCTCGGTAAAACACCCGTTGTTATTAAATGTATTTTTAATATGGGTGGCAAACGGGCAAATTAGATGGGTTTGGGTCATAGGTCAAGATGGATTTGGGTTAGAATGACTTTGGGTTAGGATAAGTATATCAAAAAATAGGTCAAGATAGGTTTTGGTTAAAATAGGTTTGGGTCAGGATGGGCTCGGGTTAAGATTaggtaaaataaaaaatatattaataataaaatttgacaaataaataacaagaaataaacctaaaaaaatctgaaataattaaaatataaatatataaaataaaataaaaagataataaaaatcaaaaaacaaaaaacaaaaaacaaaaaaattattcGCTCGTTTAGGCAAGCGAACTCAATAAGTACGAGCTCGATAAGTGACGCCCGAGCTCGTACTCGAGCTACGAGCTCGTTTAGTAAAGGAACTTACTTTTAGGCACGGTTTAGGCTCGGCTCGATTCAAACTTCTAGTGAGCTGATCTCGAGTAGGTCACAAGCGGCTTGACTCATCTACACCCCTTATTAACAACCAATTTTGAAGCAGGTAAAATCAAACCAATTATAACCAAATTATCACAATACTAGTCTATCAATTataagggaaaagatcaaataggaagtttaattTTGCTATAAAGTATAGGAAGCAATAGAATTAAgacatgtggcaacatttaaaataaagaaaaagggtattttagtcaatccaaccctttcttcttccttttcaaaactcagtaacttcaaaacccaccattttcaaaacccaccatcttcaaccatttcttcactttctatctcaataatcactacattatagtgcgattatcatcaccaatcaatgattcaaacacccgatcaacgtgttcttcagctttttttgaagaaaacccagtttaatttcataaaaaatctcgtttttccggttattttggagataatcactcgattcgagcgctgataagtgtttcaatcattcaaacttcgtcaattgttgaagaaatcacttcgatccatgtatgaaattctttaatttcatttttacgatctgggtttttgatttagtcattccgttttacgatcttggcgggggtccgggggcagcgcccctggtagcggggtcccaagggcggcagcccctggcggggtacaaggggcagagcccctggctctGGAAATTGCCTCTGGAAAACTGCCTCTGGAAAAATGCTGTAATAAAAAtacatcagaaaaattaattttctgtaATTTGCCTCTGGAAAACTGCATTCGTAGACAGTTTTTTATCTCCTGcttcctggttcagacaattcacataCAAAACTGCATTCGTAGACAGTGTTTCTGGTTCTGTAAACAACAggttctggtcattgcgttttagttagattctggttctgtgaacaacagtttctggttctgtgaacaacagtttctggtcattgcgttttagacagtttatggttctgtgaacaacagtttctggtcattgcgttttagaaataaaacatttttgaagtgtttttactcattgtgttttaggtaaacacatttttatgtgtattcagttcattgcgttttagagtaaacagtttcttttgtgtttttaggccattgcgttttagaaataagacatttttatgtgttttctaggcattgcgttttagaaataagacatttttaagtgttttctggccattgcgttttagaaataagacatttttaagtgttttctagccattgcgttttagaaataagacatttttaattgttttctagccattgcgttttagaaataagacatttttaagtgttttctggctattgcgttttagaaataagacatttttaagtgttttctggccattgcgttttaggtaaaacacattcagtccattgcgttttagaaagtacattttttttgtgtttttaggctattgcgttttagaaataaggcatttatttgtgttttctggtcattgcgttttagaaataagacatttctttgtgtttttggtgcgttgcgttttagaaaaagtcattttttacgttttttttttcattgcatTTTACGCAACTGGATTTtctccattgcgttttacacaactgggttttcaaaaaaatttttcgaaaatatagcaatagtatactcgttttaaagataaaaaaacgctcgttttcttggtgcaatttttataaaaaaataatgtcgtatgaaaaagttattaacgtttaaaaaatggggagTAATTGGAGAAGAGAGAAACTATTGTGCTgcattgactagaatgcccttaacaaactcacgcgcctcttttttttGCTTCAATTTCATTCATATAATCTTAGCTCTTGATTAattaaatggatggtcaagatcacattctagccttcctagccaaataaagtTCCTATTGTATTCCACCCTCAATTATAATTCCTATAAAATAGACATCATCTTATGTAATAGTTAATTTATCAACCGTTATCAATTTCATTTCCAATAAAATAGGCATCATGTGATTTAGAACTCATATCAACTAAACATGAATCTAAACAAGGATCTACTTCAATTATCTTATACGCATACAGATACACTATAAACATGCATATAACTTCCTAGCAACTGCCAAAATCTAATCAACTAACAATAACCGCAAATTACAGTCACCTAAACACAACGAAAGATACGTAATGACTAATGAGTGAATGACGAAACAAAATCTATTTCAACGAACATGATGACCCGTAATCGAAACAAAGGAGCGATTGATGATTGATCGTACCCAAAGAGCGCGGTTGATGATTGATAATTGTAGAGTACCAGATGTGAAGGCAATTTGGGTCAGAAAACAACTCGTTCCGTAACTTTCTTACCCATTCTGACCCGCTTTGTTTTTATACCAACCCATCCGGACCCACTCTCTTTTTTATTCATCGCTTCACAACCCATCGTAACCTAATGCCTAATTTTGTTTGGCCCAAAACTACCcatatttaaatttaaaataccCATATGAACCCAAAACAAAATATGTGCGCCAAGCCTGATTTTTAATATAAGATTTTAATAGGTTAAAGGTTTTAAAATATATTTCTACCctatttttcttatataacttaATTCTTGAACATATAAttcatattttattattaaatgtattttaaatatttaattacatatttttaattaataaacaaatgtaacttttataaaataacaatAATTAGACATCAACAACCAAGCCTCCAATCAAGTCCCTCCATTACACCCTTTTGATGGTGTGACAGGTGAAAAAGTGTGCATACGTTTCACCTATGTGCCGCCACATAACATTACTTTTTTTCACTCAAGCCCCAGAACACATAGTGTTACAACATGAAGgatttaataataataagaaaGAAGATTTCATTACTGAAAACGCTTCCCATTAAGCCAGGGCCCGGTTAAGATAACATAGTCTGGCAGGAGTGGGGCAACGGGACTCTCCAATTTGGAGAGTGCGGTACAAGAAAGTCGTtgttctaaaaaaaataaaacgcgtAAATCAGTGTAGTCGATGATTCAAGCATTTGTTATTTGTTATTATTTAAATTTTATAATTGAACAGTTTTGAAACACTAGCGGTTTGACAAAATTTTCATCAAACCTGGTCGAATTGGACTCTAGTTCAAGAAGCCACAAGGCCATGCCAACTCTTTTACCAGACGTAATTGTTTGTTGGGTTCAAATGTGTTAATTATGTGTTATTTGCAATATGAATTAAAGAAGCACTTGCAATCTTGAAACTTCAAGTTGGTTTCCTGTAGTCTTGTCATTCAAATGTCAATAAACTTCAGTTAAACCATTTAATATTATGTTCATTATAGGAAGCCTTTCTTGGTGGAACTGAAACAACATATGCAAGTCTAGAGTGGGCACTCAGTGAGCTAATAAGAAACCCAAGAGTAATGAAAAAGCTACAACAAGAAGTCACAGAAATAGCACAAGGAAGATCCATGATTTACGATGAGGATTTAGAGAAAATGCCTTATCTTAAGGCGGTCCTAAAAGAGTCCCTTCGATTGCATACTCCAGCCCCTCTTCTTGTTCCTAGAAAATCAATGCAAGATATAAAACTAATGGGGTATGATATTGCAGAAGGCACGCAAGTGATAATCAATGCTTGGGCAATTGGAAGAGATCCTGCCTTGTGGGAAGAACCATATGAGTTTAAGCCTGAGAGGTTCCTGAACAATACCATTAGCTATCAAGGGTTTCACTCTGAGTGGCTTCCATTCGGGGGTGGCCGAAGAGTGTGCCCAGGTATTAATTTTAGTGTGCCTGTTATAGAGCTTGCAATAGCAAATATCGTTTACAAGTTTGATATGGTGTTGCCAAACGGAGTAAAGAATGAGGATTTGGACATGAGTGAAGAAATTTCTATTACAATCCGTAAGAAGTCCTCTCTACGGGTTTTGGTGACTCATCGGTTCTAGTTGTTTGGTTTTTCTTGTGATCTATGTTATGGACTCAATAAATAAATGGTATGATCTAATTTCACTTCACTACAATCACTGAATTCAATTGAATGTTACTATTATCCAGTAGTGAGTACACTTTGTAAACACCCGACACGATTGGTTACTTAGAATACAATCCATCTCTTTTCTTACAAAATGAACGGGTCATCAAAAGATTAAAGAAACAAAGAATTAACTATATGAACACAAAAGTAAATTCAAAAGAATTGAACTATACATATTGTTTAGATTCGTGGTGTTAATTTTACTTTTAATCAACACGgttttgatatatatatttattaattaaatctttaattaataaaatgcagtccattaatatatttaaaacaaCACCAAAAATGAACCCGAAGAGAATAATggttacaaacatgcaaatacGCTAcataatattaatttttttttatccaACTGATAATAGATTGTATTCAACAgaaatttacatcgagatagttgatAAACGGGCAAAAAGGTGCGCCGCTACCATGTTAGACACCAAGGTACAACGAATCAGTGCTAGTACACGTACACGGACCAAGCGGCGGCCCTTGGCATGGCCGGTCGTAATCGTAAGATAGGAAAAAGAGGCTGAAGTACAGAGATGTGGCTTCTGTTCTTGTCTATCAATTAATCACAAAAAAGCACCACTTTATTGCTTTTATTTTGACGGTTACGTATCTTGCGGCAATGATACTTGAGTTGTGACAATGCTTATCATATCACAAAGTGAAATGTTAGTGGTTGTTGTAAAAGACATTTTTATATAATAGTTATTTACGTTTTATCTCGTAACATTATTACTAATCATCTTCAAGGGCAACAAAGCCCAATACCACTAAATATGATAAGAAGCCCGAAAAATAAAGtttaattaaattatatataatatttataaatAGAAAAACTCATTCCGTGagaatatataattattttagataattaaatatatttaatttcGTTAATTGTTCGTGATCACCTATTAATCAAGTTAAGAGAATTTAATATTTATTACCCAGTGTTCGGGTCTCATGTTTCGGGTTTGTGGAGTTGTATGCTTGACAGATTCAAGCATTAGAGGGTACCTGTATACTCATTCATACCACAACAACATAACATAACGAGAAAACATAAAATCCTACATTACGAAAGTTTAAACGTTAACATCCACCATCACAACCacatgaaaagaaaataaaagttcgaaaaagtaaattgttcaacaggtTGCAGCCCGCACATAACCATCACCACCATTAGAGAAAGATAGAGAAAAAATTTAACCTTTATGTCGCCACCACGCCACCTCCATCGCcaaagacctctaatctgaatccATCTCCACACCCTCCTCCTCGTCATCCCGATACATCAAATGCTCACGCATGTATGAGATGTCGTCCCGCATGGTGTTGATGCTTCTTTCCATGCCTTCGATGCGGGTGCTGGAGCTCTAACCGAGGTTGAAGGCTTTCCGACTCACCTGACGTGTTTCCtgcattatattatataaattgtGCATGTTAGGGAAATCGCTTCCTCCTTAAGAGGAGGATCTGGGGGCAAACCCATAAGAGGAACGTGGAGGACGGTTCGGGTCATTCTCAATGGCGAGGACTTGGTTTGGGTTGTTTGGGCTCCAAATTCTGCCCTTATTATCCTTGAAGTGTATCAGACCATTGTTGCAGTCGGCGATAAGGTTGAGGCTTCGGCAGAGGCTAACATCGGCTCGGGTAACGCCAACACCCTTGGTAAAGCGGCGTGGGGTGCGTGTGGCGTAGGCCTTGTAGACCCAGGCAATCCAACCTCCAAAGAATATGGGCGTGGGATATGTAGCCTTTGTGTTGGTGGCCATATTCTTGAGGAGCATGTAAAGGACATTCAGGGGTTGTCGGTTCAGGATGCAGTATAAGCAAGTGAGCTCCCGAAGGTTCATGACACCCCCACTATCTTTTCTCTAGCACAAGGTACTGCTCAGGACCCGATGTATATAGCGGATGAGTGGGTCTCTGATTTTTGTGCTCTTGGTAGAGCTTGGGTTGTAAATCCCTTCACCGATCTGTGCCGAAAAAATTATTTCGTGTGTTGGCAGCCATGTCTATGATGCTGTCGGTGAAGACTAATTCCCCAATTTCCTCCTCGGTGTAGATTCCCACATCCACACCAAACTGAGCTACAGATATTCCAAAGTAGGTTCCCCCACAACGAAAAGTCACTGCTTCGTTGTCAAACATACCGTCGATGTCCTTTTTGAGGCTAAAACTACTTAAGAATTCGAGATTGAATTCGAAAGTAGACTGCAATGATGCTACCAAAAACACACGCAATGGTCCCATCACCAAACTGTCGTACCTTTCCCTCTGCCCCACACTTTCCAAAGTATCGTAACACACTTGCCAAGGCGGCTCCTTGGTCCTAGCCTTTAGGATTTCCATGCATTCCGCATAATTGGTGTGCTCGGTGTTGAACCTTAGCCATTTATGTGGTGTCATTGTTTGTAGAGAACAAGTATTAAATAGTTAGGTGTGATAAATTGtgcgaaaaaaaaaataaaaacaggaggttggcatggccccgtgtccaagGGACATGACCCCGTGCTACAGAATTTAAGGGGGCATGACCCCGTGCCAGCAGAGGCACCACCCCGTGTTCGTCAATGTTTTTGACCAAAAACAGACTTTTTCGAGCCGGTTTCAAAAAGTCCAAAATTTTAGGAACCCCATGTCCGGTATACCCCGAAAATCAAACCCTAAGTATCAATTGCTACTTACCAACCTGTTGTCCCTTCCGATTTTGAGTATTTCCGTAAAGAACAGGGGTTTTGCAAAAACTGGTTGAAAGTTTTGATTTTTCCATAATGGTGGGATGATTTACTTGTTAAAACACTACTACTAACTACCAACAACAAGATCTAGGAAAAATTTTTGAACCGACACGGGtctagttcaagaaccctagatttttccccaaatcttGATGTTATTAAACGTGCAAAACATGAATCTAATTAATCTAAGTGTTAGTAACATATCTTGTGAATTGTGGAAGAAGATCATTAAAAAGTTTCAGGAGCCGTAGGGAACCGTGACTTGCAGAGAAACAGGGCGTGTGTGTTATGAGAAAGAAAGTGTGAAGAGAAGGGTTTTAACCCGTCTACAGATAGGCACGACCCTGTGtcgtttaattatttatttttttgtgtaTGTCATTTCTCTGTCCACTTGGTTCCTTGTGCTCAACTTACCTGATTTGTAGACCTTTTGGTTGTCGTCTTCCAAAGCGTACCTGCAAGATGgattattgaaataaaacatataTATACGTAAGTTGTTACCATGTGCCTGTCACTTATCAATTTCTTCCAAGGTCAATTTCGTTTCTTCGTCCTCGAGAAATCCTTCATAGAATTTAAGCCTTTGTCCATTAACTTTGAAAGGTTCTTCGTTTGGAGGCTTAATACTATTGCCCCATGGGGGTAAACTTTTGTGATGGTAAAAGGTCTGGACCATCTAGACTTAAGTTTTCCAGGAAAAAGACGTAGCCTTGAGTTAAAGAGTAATACTTGATTTACTTCTCTAAATTCTTTAGGTTCGcttatatatttatcatgtatTCGTTATGAGcgttccttataaatttcagagtcgGAATATGCTTGTTTCTTAATTCGACTAACTCGTTTAACTAGTATAAGCGATCTTTTCCTAAGGTTTCTTGGTCCAAGTTTACGTTTTTAATGCCCAATATGCTTTGTGTTCAATTTCTACTGGGatatgacaactttttccataaaCTAGCTTATATGGTGTTGTACCTATAGGTGTTTTGTGTGCTGTTCGAAATGCCTATAAAGCATCCTCTAATTTATCTgaccattattttttattttgacccACAAATTTTCTAGGATTCTTTTTATACCTCGATTAGTTACTTCAGCTTGACCATTGGTTTGAGGATGATAGGTGGTCGAGAGACGATGATAAACCCCATATCGTGTTAGAGTTTTCTCCATTTTTAGATTAAAAAAATGGGTTCCTCTATCACTGATGAGGGCTTTTGGAGTTCCAAAATGTGAGAATAGCCTTTTAAGGAATTTTACTACTACTCTCCCGTCATTGGTGGGGAGAGCTTCAGCTTCGGCCCATTTAGAAACGTAGTCGACTGCCACTAAAATGTATTTGTTTCCTCTCGAAGGTGAAAATGGTCCCATAAAGTCCAAACCCcaaacatcaaagatttcacaaataAGAATGTtgttttgtggcatttcgtttctTCGTGATATGTTACCTGGCCattggcatgcatcacatgttTTGACTAATACATAAGCATCTTTATGTATTGTTGGCTAGTAAAATCCTGCGTCGTACACATTTCATGCGGTGTTGGCTATTCCGTGTGTCCACCACATGGTCCTTCGTGACAATGGCGAAGAATTTTTCTTGCTTGACGAGCATGGACGCATCGTCGAATGAGTTGATCGACACATATCCTGAAAAGATATGGATATTCCCAAAAATAGTGTTTAACATCAGCGAGGAATTTGTTCCGTTAATGAAAAGTTAACCCTTTGATAATAGTGCCaatagctaagtagttagcatagttgGCGTACCAAGGTTCTTCTCGATATTCCACCATTTCTAAGGATTCTGTGAGGAATTTCTCATTGATGAGATCTTCTCGAGTTCCTTCTAAAGCAGGGTCTTCAAGAAGAGAAAGGTGGTCA encodes the following:
- the LOC110898123 gene encoding cytochrome P450 Tp4149, whose product is MEIFPSSQSLLLSFSIIISVIFIYVKWIPLGSKNRKNIPPSPRKLPIIGNFHQLGSIPSRNLQILSQKYGPIMLLHFGSIPTVIASSAEAAEEIMKIHDLSLCSRPTLTMPNILFYGSKSISFSPYGEYWRRMKSIIVLKLLSNTRVKSYKKVREDEIVHMIRVLGESCGTTVDMGSMFVSLTNDIICRVALGRKFDGLKYTDLLKRFMDMFTVFSIGAYIPWLSWVDRINGSIGRAEKIAKEFDEFLEGIIEEHLSKKNKEGAKSNEGEDFVDILLEIQKDKTSNGFTLHRDSLKVVLLEAFLGGTETTYASLEWALSELIRNPRVMKKLQQEVTEIAQGRSMIYDEDLEKMPYLKAVLKESLRLHTPAPLLVPRKSMQDIKLMGYDIAEGTQVIINAWAIGRDPALWEEPYEFKPERFLNNTISYQGFHSEWLPFGGGRRVCPGINFSVPVIELAIANIVYKFDMVLPNGVKNEDLDMSEEISITIRKKSSLRVLVTHRF